One genomic segment of Paenibacillus xylanexedens includes these proteins:
- a CDS encoding FecCD family ABC transporter permease, with protein sequence MKSKPEQKRRGAMNFTMYMVVGLGLTVLMSAASIMFGAADMRLATVWEAIFRFDPMLTEHQIIQTMRLPRTVADLIVGCSLAVCGAIMQGTTRNPLADSGLMGISSGAAFAIALCLAFLPGYSYWQMMLFACLGAAIATGMTYFTASLGNRGMTPQRLVLAGLSISMLFGALSQYLAINYNLGRALTFWTAGSTAGVKWGELLIISPLFVGGILLALALSPSVTLLSLGDDVASGLGIRSGLVKILSTIIVLVLTGLAVVVVGPVGFVGLITPHIVRYMVGVDYRYIIPAAALYGALLTVSADLAGRLINKPFETPIAIIFSIIGVPYFLFLARRQRREYE encoded by the coding sequence ATGAAAAGCAAGCCTGAACAAAAACGCCGTGGGGCGATGAACTTCACCATGTACATGGTAGTGGGGCTTGGATTAACGGTTCTCATGTCGGCGGCATCAATTATGTTTGGTGCTGCTGATATGAGGTTAGCAACGGTATGGGAGGCTATTTTCCGATTTGATCCAATGCTCACTGAACATCAAATTATCCAAACCATGCGTCTTCCGCGTACCGTAGCCGATCTGATCGTTGGGTGCAGCCTTGCGGTATGTGGCGCTATCATGCAGGGGACAACGCGCAATCCGCTGGCCGACTCCGGGCTCATGGGGATTAGCTCTGGCGCAGCATTTGCAATTGCACTTTGCCTGGCCTTTCTGCCGGGTTATTCGTATTGGCAGATGATGTTGTTCGCTTGTCTGGGAGCAGCGATCGCCACCGGTATGACTTACTTTACCGCGTCACTGGGCAATCGCGGAATGACTCCACAGCGGCTTGTACTGGCAGGTCTATCTATTTCAATGTTGTTTGGCGCACTCAGTCAGTATTTGGCGATCAATTATAACCTGGGCAGAGCATTGACATTCTGGACGGCGGGTAGTACAGCGGGTGTCAAATGGGGAGAATTGCTGATTATCTCACCGCTCTTTGTTGGTGGTATACTGCTGGCACTGGCCTTATCCCCTTCCGTTACATTGCTCAGTTTGGGAGATGATGTGGCAAGTGGACTCGGCATTCGTAGCGGACTGGTCAAGATTTTGTCGACAATTATTGTACTTGTGCTGACTGGATTGGCTGTTGTTGTAGTTGGCCCGGTTGGTTTTGTGGGTCTGATCACCCCGCATATTGTGCGATATATGGTAGGTGTCGACTATCGATACATTATTCCGGCAGCGGCGTTATATGGTGCGTTGCTGACCGTATCGGCCGATTTGGCTGGACGTTTGATCAATAAACCGTTCGAAACACCGATTGCCATTATATTTTCTATCATTGGTGTGCCGTATTTTCTCTTCTTGGCTCGAAGACAAAGGAGGGAATATGAATGA